The nucleotide sequence CGTAAACCCCAGCGAGCGTCATTAGCCGCTCGGAGTAGATCTGCCAAGTGTATCTACAAGAAGCCAATGTAACAGAGAAGATTAGGGACCGGCATGGTTTGGTGAATCAGAAAATCTGTTGAAGACAATAGAACAAGAATTCTTACTTCTCTTGGATCCTCTTAAGGCCTCCTTGTGAAATGGCCTCCCAATAAGAAGGATCTTTGTTGAACTTCTCGTAGAAGTTGACAAGAAGCTCAGCTACCTGATCACCATGATAGGGATCAATGTGGAAGCCAGACTTTCCATGAATGATGATCTCTGCCGGGCCACCGTGGCAGGTTGCGAATGTCGGCAGGCCACAGGTCATGGACTCAACAACCGTCAACCCGAAAGCCTCGTAGAACGCAGGCTGCACGAAAACACCCTTGGTGTCGGCAATGAACCGGTATAGCTCACCATTCCTGATCCGGTTCATCTGGGAAGATATCCATCTAAACTGCCCGTTGAGCTTGTGTTTCTCGATGAGATCATACATCTTCTTCATCTCGGCCTGCTCTTCCAAATCCTTGGACTCCTTCCTGCGATCTCCACCCACCACGACTAGATTAGCCAGCTCTCTGAGCCGCTCACACTTACCATACAGCTCGACAAGTCCTGTCAGGTTCTTCACCCGGTCTAGCCTTGCCATAGAGAAGATGATGGGCTTCTTCTTGTCATGCAGCACACCTCTGTTTAGATTACAATTCAAAAGTTTGAGAGAGCATCCACACAAGCGCAAGACAATGAGACAAAAGAACCAACGAAATCATTGGAACTTACAGATGCTCCTCATTTTCCACATCACTGAAGAGAAGCTCTTCAATCTCAGGGTGGAActtagtaagcctcttctccttctctgtGTGAGGGAAGTAGATGGACATATCAGCCCCAGGCGAGACAATGTTGAATTTCGGGTCAAACACATCAATGCCATGGACAACCCGGTACAGACCAGGCATGGTGAAGGCGGTGTGACTCTCATACTGTCCTACGGTATTCTTACTGGAGAATCAAAGcggtagcagcagcagcattaGCATAACAAAGAACAGAACAAACTAAACAAGAAAACCAATATCAAGCAACAACGGGGGCCTGAGCCTACCTTCCAGCAATTTCCTGGAAAGTACTGGTGATAATAAAGTCGGTGTGGTTCATGGCGATAAGATCAGCTGTAAACTGGCACGAAAAGTGGTACTTATCCTCAAATTTTTTCCAGTAAATGTCTGAATCGGGGTATTTTGTTTTCTCCAATGCGTGAGCAATAGTACACTATAAAATGGCGAAAGCATCAAACATGTTGCATCAGTCCAACGGGTTATAAAGAGAAATGCAATTAATAGAATGAGCGAATACGAGCACAAACACGGTACCTGTGTTACTCCTAACTTGTGAGCCAACAATGAGGCAACAAGGTTACCCTCACTGTAGTTTCCTATGATCAAATCAGGCTTTGCCTGCAACTCCTTGGAAATTTCGTGAGCAACATCCTATTCAAATGGCAAGCAAAGAGTTTAGAATGGTGTACATAATCTTTCAACGTCAGTAAGAAAGAGTAACTAAATGTATCACCTCTGTGAAGGTCTCAATGTATGGCCACACTTCGAAACGAGAGATCCACTTCCGGACAATGCCCTTCTCATTTCTAAAGGGAACTCGAAGAATGTGAGAGTGCTCTGCACCATAAACTTTCTCAAGGTGTTGGCCACAGGTCGTGCCCACTGCATCCGGGAGAAGACGAGTCACCTGGGTATAGCAACAAGATCAAGCATTATAGCCGGAACAGGAACCATACACAACTCATTCAAATCAAACCAAGGTTATGCCAAACACTGACAATGAGAATTCGGGGGATGATATCGAGCCCTTGCTCCTTAATACGCTTCAACATTTCACGTTCCATGGCAGGAACTTGATCCAAAATGTAAACAACCTGTCCAGCAAACACAAAGAACAGAAGAAAGTTTAGATCCACATGCAATTCAAAGATGGGAAAATGAAACAATGGAGATGTGCTTAGTTTTCTCAGAATCACACCTGACCACCAGTGTCAGGATAGCCCAAGACATTTTCTTGAGCGAAGTAGCCATGGGGAGAAAGGATAACAACATTGAAAACCATAGGGATTCTGCCAAGGAACGTCTCGAGCGTGCACGGGTCCGGCGCCTCAAGCAGATCCAGCAGCAGGTGGATCATTCCAAGCACCCGCTCGGCAGTGTCACCCCATCCTCTCTCCAAACCAATCTCCTGGAACTTGTACTCAAACTCGGAATATGGCGTTTCAAGTGGGAGTGTGAGGAGAAATTCCTCTGCCTTCCTCAGAACAAATTGGAGGGCATTAAGGTTTTGAATCCTGTCATTGAGCATCATACTCTGCACCAACAATATTCCAATAACAACACTCGGCAAAGTTACCAAATAGAATAGGGAAGCAATTAGtcatgaagagaaagagattggTAAAAATATTATCCTGTGCTCTGTACAGCAACCATATAAATCATTCAAAGTAAATAACAAAGGAAACAACTCAGAACCAAAAAGAACTAGATCATTAAGAGAAGCTTATCTACCTGGCCCTTGTACTGGTGAACCTTGAGAAAATCAAGAAGTGGGTGCATGCTATCTCTGTCATGGAACAATTTTGCAGAGAGGTGCCTATTGAGGAACTCAACTCCATTCCCAATTGACTTGGAAAGAGTCGGCCGAGGGAAAGATGCGGTGAAGGGTTCAAAATCCAACTCGAGAACAAAGTTTCCGTTTTGACTGCACCGCAATAAAGGTGTTAGGATCCGATCATGCACATCACAcacaaaaatcaagagaaaatgagagaacgCATGCTCTTACGGTCCGTCGACGAGTTCTTCCTTGAAGTGAAGATACTCTGGCACGCTCAACTGATCAACAACAAGAGCATTAGTGTTCACCCTTATGTATTCCCAGACACCGGGCCTTACCCGAACAGCCAGAGCAATCCATGGAGCCAAAACTATGGCTTCCTGGTAGTCACACCGCACGAATCAGATCAGAACATTTTCAGCATATTGAAGGCAaggtttgagttttagcaatgttTCAAGAGAAATTCCATTTGTTCATCAGTCTTAATTACCTGGGTTGATTTCAGAACCTCGCCGAAAGCTCCATCATGGAGCTTCTTTTGGACATCTTTGGAGAGTGATTCGAACTCAGCCTCAATCTGGTGGGGCTTCAGAATTCCTTTGCCATGGGCTTCAATCCTAAACCCAACAAAACCCATATAAGccaaaaaaacacacacaaatatgACTACATACCACTTCTTATGACCAGATCGCTCAGAACCAGAAACAagaatcaagagaaaacaagacgCAAAAATCTTCAACATGATCCGGGCATCTCAATGCCAACGTCCACGATCCCACCACAACAGAATAATTTACTCATAACTACAAAGTAAGACCAAAGCTGGACAAGATCACAACTTTTGTTGCTTACTTTGAGAGAAGCAAGAGAATTTCATTGCGGTGAGCAGAGAGAGTTTCGTCGAGGCGCTCGCGCAGGCTGTGGACGCGAGTGAGGACCCTGTCCGCCATGTGAGAAACAGAGATTTTCTCGGAGAAAATTCACCTGCAAGACAAGAGAATCTTCAAACTATAGAACCATGGATATTCATATTGGATTATCCAAAATCGAAACATAAATAACGTTATATTTGCCGGAAAGTCAAACATCCACCTAATTAACGATGATCCGGGATGCTTATATTTTCCAAACCTACCAACTCACCTACTGCCGTTTAATATTAGATCTCTATGCTTAACAACCAAACCAAGGCCACAATTATTGTTCAACTCACAAAAATCCTTCAACAAacatttcaataaaaataattttattatatgcTCTGTCCTTCAAAGTAGTTGATTTTCCATGGCATGTTCAAACCAAGAACCGTTTGGTTTACCAGAAAGTTCAAAGTTCAACGCCCATTCTGACCAAATATCTGTTTTTTTAGACAAaaaagagggagggagggaggtgGGTTGATGAGGAAACACGAGATCAAATTGTTCTGAGTCAGATCTATGAAAATGAAACAGAGCATGCAGAGAAAATGCTTTCTTGCTTGAAAAACAGGGCACAAGCAGCAAAACAagtggaaaataagaaaaataaaggtttatatattatatattatgaaatCTAAGGAGTTTAGCGAAGAAATTAGAGATTagagaagaacagaaaaagaaaaggcactGACAGATTGAACAGAGGGAAGTAGAAAGCATAGAAGTGGTAGCGAAGGCAACCAAGCCGTAGGTTTTGTAGGCAGAGAAAGCCCGAGAAAATGTCAGCTTTCAAAATGGATAGTTTCCGGTGAAAATTTGAGAAACCTTATTGCCTTCCTTTTTTGTATGATATGCAT is from Diospyros lotus cultivar Yz01 chromosome 2, ASM1463336v1, whole genome shotgun sequence and encodes:
- the LOC127795880 gene encoding sucrose synthase is translated as MADRVLTRVHSLRERLDETLSAHRNEILLLLSKIEAHGKGILKPHQIEAEFESLSKDVQKKLHDGAFGEVLKSTQEAIVLAPWIALAVRVRPGVWEYIRVNTNALVVDQLSVPEYLHFKEELVDGPQNGNFVLELDFEPFTASFPRPTLSKSIGNGVEFLNRHLSAKLFHDRDSMHPLLDFLKVHQYKGQSMMLNDRIQNLNALQFVLRKAEEFLLTLPLETPYSEFEYKFQEIGLERGWGDTAERVLGMIHLLLDLLEAPDPCTLETFLGRIPMVFNVVILSPHGYFAQENVLGYPDTGGQVVYILDQVPAMEREMLKRIKEQGLDIIPRILIVTRLLPDAVGTTCGQHLEKVYGAEHSHILRVPFRNEKGIVRKWISRFEVWPYIETFTEDVAHEISKELQAKPDLIIGNYSEGNLVASLLAHKLGVTQCTIAHALEKTKYPDSDIYWKKFEDKYHFSCQFTADLIAMNHTDFIITSTFQEIAGSKNTVGQYESHTAFTMPGLYRVVHGIDVFDPKFNIVSPGADMSIYFPHTEKEKRLTKFHPEIEELLFSDVENEEHLGVLHDKKKPIIFSMARLDRVKNLTGLVELYGKCERLRELANLVVVGGDRRKESKDLEEQAEMKKMYDLIEKHKLNGQFRWISSQMNRIRNGELYRFIADTKGVFVQPAFYEAFGLTVVESMTCGLPTFATCHGGPAEIIIHGKSGFHIDPYHGDQVAELLVNFYEKFNKDPSYWEAISQGGLKRIQEKYTWQIYSERLMTLAGVYGFWKYVSKLDRLEIRRYLEMFYALKYRKLAESVPLAAE